In the genome of Arctopsyche grandis isolate Sample6627 chromosome 13, ASM5162203v2, whole genome shotgun sequence, the window CGAATCAAATTACATTGCAATTCCAAACAACGTTAAGACTACAGGAAAACGAACAAAAAAAGCGAAGAAATCTGATAGCACAGAAACATCAAACGAAAATATCAGGAAAAAACGCAACCGCAAAACAAAAAAAGGGAAAATTTCAGACATCGAAGACGAAACCGTTAGGAAAGCGGCAGACGATACAGACGAAACTACTTTCCACAGTGTGAACGTCAACGAGTCAGTGCAAGGCATTGACGAGTCGGTACAAGCCGCCAACGAGAACGAAGCCCCTGTCGATACATTGCCGTGCATCAATTTTGAAAAACGTCGCTCGCTGAGACACTACGGAAACTTATCGATGTCCCTAATGCAACAGATCGACATATCGCAAAACGACTCGATACTAGACAAGCCGTCCTCGACCATGCTGGAGGGCATGATCGAGAGCGAACAAAACAAATCCAAAAGAATGCCACTCTCGAGCATATACTCGGGGATATCCCGAATATCTGGAATCGCCGAGATAACGCTCTCGGACGAGACCATCAAACCTCCGACGCCCCGGAGAGAAAATACATTCACGAAAGATGACACCAGTGTAAATCAGAGCGTTAAGAAACACACCTTCTCGGCGGCCAGTCCTTGTAAATTGTTCAAAAGTCAACTCGGTCAGAGTATGCTCACGACGCCGCCTCGCTCCGTCTGTCAGTCGATCAGCGTCGGGTCTGCTGGTTGTACTCCGATGCCGCCGTTGGACAAAGAAGAGCTAAGAGCTAAGAGGAGCGTGAGTCAATTGCCCGATTCCACTCCGAAGGGAAAGGTTCGACCGTTGAATGTTACTCATTCTGTGGAAAAGCCTGAAGAAGTGCTGACGAAGACCAATAATCGGGTTACATTTGTCTCGCCCAGCTCGCAGCGATTGCCGTTTGTTCAGAACACAAGCAACATTATCAAGTCCAGCCTGAAGAGCACTAGCAAGAGTATCCTCGTCGCCAACAAAGGTATAatcagtatatttatatataatactgttgcgtagaggtgggttgaggattcaaatgaaaggccaaagtcgcctcacagcatttattggatgATTCAGGAGccagcgctcgttccagaatgatctgatatagcctaagtacctccttataaagggcaagtcgctcactacagcttccccgatccgtttgtttctccattgtacagttttaagtgagtctcacgCTCTCAGGGTTCTAtaaattctaccgaccacttGGAGTCCCGCTTAGCCATTTGGggagggtctccattgttagcccccgaatgcactttagTCCCCGCGTTACAATACTATACAAGAaatgaaatattacaaattttatcttgaaaacatatattatataagatacaATTTTCATTCCAGGCACACAACGAACCAACGCCAAACCACAAACGTTTACGAACATCCTCGAAAAGAAGAAGAATAGAGGTATCAGCAAGCTTCCGAAGAAAGTCAAGAAACACTTTTCCGAaggtgaaatattgttttaatattaatcaaCATACGTATATAGTGTAATATGAACGAGAGTCTTTCATTGTATAGCAAAAGAGAAGCAGATTGCAAGTATTATACAGTCGGCGTGTAAAGTGACGCCTGCCAAAACCAACGACAAAGTTCCCCAGCCGTTGTCCCGGAGTAAGATGCCGAACTTCGCCTCCCTGCATCAGAAGCAGTTCGATCAGATGGAGTCGTTGGTGCAGTTGAAAGCTAGAAAAGAGCAACGCGCCAAGCAATTGTTCACGACGACGACTCCTAATTACATGAAAGGTATTTACCGTCTAtatcaattattatattcaaataatggtgacaaatgaggataggctgccaatttgtttggaacggtttcaacaatgacatcagatatattggtaaactctgatgggaaCCGACAGACATTGATCGGCCAGGAATTGAACCTGCCAGTTTATAGCATAATATTCAAACtgctgagctatgttgctggttccCTATAGAAATCGGGGAAGTTAAAATTTTCTGCAAAATCTATGTAGCTTTCGAGAAAAaatgtccaatgcactcaataaAGTGTGGAACGTGGTATGCTCAGTGTAACTAGgggagatagaaaacggaatacatgACGAGGGTAGTTGACAGTGGTGGCTCGTGAAAATTCAGTGGCCTAACTGCAGAAATTAATTAtactgtagtagctcgttgaccagaTGCTAACAAAAGTAgcatgcgtatgtatgtactgtactgggagggctgcagccccgcagtcCGTGTGGACGAGCCGTCACTGGTAGTTgacatagtggagagagtgaaacgGCAATGGGTGGGATACGTGGCTTGAAAAATGGATAAAGGAAGTGCTAtgatggtacccgagagaatgtaagaAGTTGAAAGGAAGGAAGATGGATGGATGGATGAAATTATAGAAAAACGTATGGgatgagttgcgcaaaacaaagacaAATGGAAGTGTGTCAGAGAGGTCTGCATTCAAACGATGATCAGAAATTGGCTATATGCGGATGCTCTATTGTCAATTTCCGAGGAGGATATGTTTTTACAAGCTCTCAATTTCGCTCTCTTGTTTTGAACACTAATTAATGGTTTTTATAAGAAATTGACCATTTCTTGGCAAGCTGCATCCATGTGTAGCCAATTTTTGGTGATGATATACAAGATTAAGGGCGTAGATACAGAGTGGTACGAGGCACGTGGTTTTTGTAGATAGTTTTgtactaggggttccaaaaaaccgcccgaaataaaaagccggttttcggtttttttaaaaataaaaagccggttggccggcttttaccggttttagaaaaatacgatttttttaagtttaaaatttttatatcgaaaaaaaaaatgtaaatatgtatatatttgcataatatatatctatattatgcaaaaaaaaatagttttttataaattaaattaagttataaacattatgaactttcataagatcattactttatattattattacaaatattacaaataata includes:
- the Mink gene encoding mitotic spindle and nuclear protein; this encodes MPRTRTKNIAQVIDSTEAPTTVENVRRIVTRSHAHEVDESNYIAIPNNVKTTGKRTKKAKKSDSTETSNENIRKKRNRKTKKGKISDIEDETVRKAADDTDETTFHSVNVNESVQGIDESVQAANENEAPVDTLPCINFEKRRSLRHYGNLSMSLMQQIDISQNDSILDKPSSTMLEGMIESEQNKSKRMPLSSIYSGISRISGIAEITLSDETIKPPTPRRENTFTKDDTSVNQSVKKHTFSAASPCKLFKSQLGQSMLTTPPRSVCQSISVGSAGCTPMPPLDKEELRAKRSVSQLPDSTPKGKVRPLNVTHSVEKPEEVLTKTNNRVTFVSPSSQRLPFVQNTSNIIKSSLKSTSKSILVANKGTQRTNAKPQTFTNILEKKKNRGISKLPKKVKKHFSEAKEKQIASIIQSACKVTPAKTNDKVPQPLSRSKMPNFASLHQKQFDQMESLVQLKARKEQRAKQLFTTTTPNYMKGLKGKDASAKKETSDTMLPPPNFTRFGFKVNSSGFKSLPTIAYKDSPRPKLPTPHRSASKIKAREIVMKDKPTTVLEDARNENRHFIAGVRTNRRFELQMRARKLET